AGCCGTCTCGCCCTGGCCCGAAGCTCGAGGACGCTCAACCCCGGTGAATCATCGATGAAGATGGAGGAATCGCACAATTTGCCGGCGGCCCGGGCAAGGGCTTGCCAGTCGGCCCCGGAAAGGGCCCCGGTGCGAAGCCTCGATTGGCCCACCTGCGACTCCGAGCTTAAGAGCCTTGTTACGAGCTGCTCTTTCGACATTTCAAGCGAGAAGATGCCGACCGGGCTGGCGCCGCCTTCCAGATCACCGACGTATTGGGCGATATTCATGCAAAAGGCCGTCTTTCCCATACTGGGACGTCCTGCGACCACGATAAGGTCCGAAGGCTGGAGCCCGCTTGTCAGGCCATCGAGGTCCTTATAGCCGGTGGGCACCCCTATGACCGACTGCTTGCTCTGGGAGAGCTTCTCGATGGTCTTTACATTTTCTTTAACGATGTCCCTTACCGAGATGAACGAAGGCTTCAGCTTGCTCTCCGAAACCTGAAAGATCATCTTTTCGGCTTCGTCGATGTAGCTCTCCGCGCTCATTTCGGCGTCATGCCCTTTTTCTATGATCTCGGTAGCCACATTCATCAGCTTCCTGAGAAGGGCCTTTTCCCGGACCATTTTCGCGTACTGGGCAATATTTGCCGCACTCGGCATGAGATCGACGAGGGTGTTGAGGTAGGTGATCCCGCCTATCCGTTCGATGATGCCTTTGTCTTTGCCGGCGCTGCTGACCGTGAGGAGGTCTATGGGCTCATTCCTGTCGTAGAGGTCGAGTATGACCTCATATATGTGAGAATGAGCCTCCCGGTAAAAGTCGTCGGGGCCTACTATGTCGGCTACTTTGTTTATAGCCTCCGCATCGATAAGCAGCCCTCCCAAGAGAGACTGTTCTGCCTC
The genomic region above belongs to Syntrophorhabdaceae bacterium and contains:
- the dnaB gene encoding replicative DNA helicase, which encodes MAKALKRTQETSLRIPPQNLEAEQSLLGGLLIDAEAINKVADIVGPDDFYREAHSHIYEVILDLYDRNEPIDLLTVSSAGKDKGIIERIGGITYLNTLVDLMPSAANIAQYAKMVREKALLRKLMNVATEIIEKGHDAEMSAESYIDEAEKMIFQVSESKLKPSFISVRDIVKENVKTIEKLSQSKQSVIGVPTGYKDLDGLTSGLQPSDLIVVAGRPSMGKTAFCMNIAQYVGDLEGGASPVGIFSLEMSKEQLVTRLLSSESQVGQSRLRTGALSGADWQALARAAGKLCDSSIFIDDSPGLSVLELRARARRLKKEHGLSLIIIDYLQLMRGRNSTDRREQEISEISRSLKGLAKELNIPVIAISQLNRMVESREDRRPRLSDLRESGAIEQDADVIIFIYRDEVYNKNADDGNKGVAEIIVGKQRNGPTDTVRLAFLGECAAFRNLYVEK